GGCTGGAGACACCGTCCTGTGTGCctctctgcagagcagctggggtcacAATATAACCTTTAGAACCCTTTATACTCAGTcctacctgccctccctcacactgactcACCATTGGCCGGCCCAGGGTGACCCCAGATGCGCCCAGGCCCCCACGGTGCTGGGggatggggggtagggggtgggagagagagcagTCTGTCAGTGGTGGAGTCCTGGCTGCCAGTCACACTGAGGCGCCTGTCTTCCTCTGATCCTCCCTGGACAGCGAAGCCTTTGGCCTTGGTGCCCTCTATGAGGAGAGCTCGAGGGAGCAGGACGCACGACGGGCGGAGCTCTTGGCTGGGACCCCAGAGGAGGCGAGGGAGCTCGGGGACGACAGCTCCGGTGTCATTAAGATGGCTGTCAAGTTTGACCGGTAGGCCGACAGCTTGGCCGGGCCCCAGCTGCTGTGCACAGATAGTGCAGGCTCAGGGACTGGGGTCTCCTTGCCTCAGACACTTGTTCTCCGTGTCAGCCTCCCATAGAAGACGGTTTGGGGAAGACGATGTTTTTGGAAAAACCCAGGTGGCAATGTTGGGGCTATGCCTACTTAGTTTCAAGGGTGATTGGACCCTGCTTTTCCTGAACCTTCTCCCTCCACCCAAGGCTTGGGGATCAGAGTGGCTTATCTGCTCCAGTTCTGGAAAGAAACTGACTACCTCTAGCCCTCGTCTGGCTCCATAGCCCTTGCCCACACCTGGCCCCTCACCAGCCCCTGTGCTGCCAGCGAGAAGGCAGAAGTTGCTGAGGCTGCTGTGGCCTGGGCTTTGAGTAGTGGCTCCCTCCCCGCCCTTTGCCGTCTGGGACCTGAGACCTCTTCCTGACCAGGCACCAGTCCAGTGTGGAGGTCCCTGAGTCAGCTGTTGACCTGGGGAGGGCCTCCAGTTCCCCTCCCCACAGCAGATGTAGTCAGGGTGGGCACTGAGTTAGATCTCCTTAGGCCATAATCTGGCCACCTATGATCCCcacacccactcccaccctcctaaCCTTGTTTGAAGAAGCAAACTGGGCCTGCCTTCTTGGCTGTTGAAAGCTGTTTTCCAGGCCAGGGTCCAGAGGGCTTGGAGTTCATTCCCATTTGGAACTTCCTAAACAGGTCCAAGCCCCACTTGAAGTAGATCAAGGCCCCAAGCCACTCGTGGGGATGAGGTGGGAGCCCGGGAAAAGGGCTGGAGCCTTAGGAGAGTGGGGTGACCTTACCCAATCTTCCAGTGCccggtggaggggtggggagtggtgatGGTGGGTGGGCCTTGCCTTCTTAACCTCTCTTCCCAGGAGAGCATACCCGCCCCAGATCACCCCTAAGAtgtgcctgctggagtggtgccGCAGGGAGAAGTTGGCACAACCTGTGTACGAGACGGTGAGTTCCTGCCACCTCCGTCAGTGTACCTAGCTCCAGCCCAAACTCTCGACTGCTGGGAAGGAAGCTTGCCTAGCCCTCTGTGGGCATAGAGGCTGCCTGCGGCCAGGCCAGTCCATGGGAATCCCTCCCTTCTGTCAGTGGACCTGCTGTCCCACTTTTAGAAAAGGGCCCAAGGGAGACTTCTCAGCTGGGCTTAGAAACGAAGCTCAAACCTTAAAAGTTAGGGCTTAGCCAAAGGGTCCCAGAAAtgggccccaggtatggggccctTCAAGGGAAATTCTGAGACCCTCTTGCTCCACTTCTGTTGGTCCCTGTGCCCTGTTTAGGCTTCTCCGCCATGTCTGGATgggccctggcctccaggcttgTGTTCCTGTCTGCTGGAGTGACTTAAAACAAGGAAAGCCTCGTGCCCTCTCCCTCCGCTCTCCCAGTGTCTCAGCAGCAGGGAGCACATGCCTTTCTGCCTCAGGAGGCCTTACCCCTGGTCCCTCTGCCAGCTGGGCCTGCTCTCCTTCCGCCCTTGGCCCCTCTGGAGGGACCTGTGTGTCATGAGCACCTCATGTTTTGGGGACCTggcccatctgatgtcagcagggAGCATCTGTAGTCACATTCAGCTAAGGACTCTGACGACCTTCTGCTCAGGTTTAGCACAGGGCTCCCGACACCCTGTGATGTCTTTGTCCATTTGTGTATCTGCCTTTCTCTTCTGAAAATGTACCGGGGGCTTCTCAGAGGAGGAGCATGTGGTCCAGGTAGCTTGCAGGTCTCCCTTGGTCTGTCTACAGTGTGACCCTGGCCCTCCAGCGCTCAGTCCCTCACCTTAGCATGGCCTTCTATgtccttgttcttcctgtgtccccCAGGTTCAGCGCCCCCAGGACCGTCTCTTTGGTTCCGTTGTTACTGTTGCTGAGCAGAAGTACCAGTCCACCTTGTGGTGAGTGCCCTCATCGGGCCTGAGGCTCGGGGCTGCTGGCCTGGAAGGGCAGGGGGCCTGGGCAGTGGCATCCAGGCAATGGTCCTCCTCCCTGTGGGCAGGATCTCTGCCAAGGGTGTTGTGAGTTGGGTCTGGTAGCCTCTGCAAGTTGAGCCGTCCAGCCTGCCGACTGCCCCCTGCCTCCTCTGCCCAGGGACAAGTCCAAGAAACTGGCCGAACAGGCTGCAGCCATTGTCTGTCTGCGAAGCCGGGGCCTCCCCGAGGGCCGACTGGGTGACGAGAGCCCCTCCTTGCACAAACGCAAGCGAGAGGCCCCTGACCAAGATCCTGGGGACCCCTGCACTCAGGACCCAGCGCTCGCTGGGGAATTGTGCAAGAAGTCCCTTGTGGCCCTGGGAAATGGGGAAGAGAGCCTGTCGGAAGGCCGGTGACTGCTGTCCTTGTCCTGATCGTCTCCTCCGAGGACCTGGCCCCAAGATGGCTGTAGACACTGGAATGTGAACAGACCATTGAGCAGTTTGCCGGCCCTGCCTGGCAGGAGTTAGGGGTCCTGGCTGGGACATCAGCTTGGGGTCCGAGCCCAGCGGGCCGAGTGACGTGACGGGGCCAAGTTCTGAGTGACCTCAGTattctcatggaaacagtagCTGTTCAGGTGGCACCCTCCCAGCTTAACATCAGTGCCGTGCAATAAAGACGCCTGCCTTCACTCATGGCTGGCAACTTCAGCCTTGGGCACCGGGGCACCCAGACTTGTGACCTGGCATCTTTCTTCTCTTCCCTGCCTGCCCTGTTTCCTGAGGGTGACTGCCCCCTTCCTCTCTGGGTcttcgtggtgtgtgtgtgtgtgggtggtggtgcCACTTTTCACACTTGCTGGACTTGGCTGATGGTAAATGTCAGAAGCAAGCCCCACTATGAGGGCGTGAAGGCAGCACAGAACTGCCTCACAGGTTGAGACCGTAAATTCTTCTGGAAAGAGTctctgcctcatctttcctccaaggggtgagatgtgggtgtgaactgctggtcttttaagttagcagcccaactcctaactacCAAGGTTCCTTGGCCCGTAGCACTAGGCATGAATTGATTTTCCTGATGAAAGGTGACATGGaattggtggggtgggggcacctcCGAAAGGGGCCAGTCCAGTGGGGTAGGGGATGCTGTGTTGGAGAGAGTCTCCTTCAAGTTTGATAGCAGAGTGAAGCCGAGCGCTCACATACTGCTCTGGGCAGGGGGTACTGGTGGCCATTTGCTCATCCCAGCAGCTTGGGGCTCTTGCAATTGCCTGCCCACgctaccctgccccacccccaccatcctgTTTGGGGCGGAAGGAAGTGGCAGATTCTGTTTAATTTCCTCCTGGCAGTGCAAAGCAAACAAAGGCCACCACATCTCCTGGGGCCTCCTCCGCTTACTGGGAGGGGTGTTCTGACCAGAGGTCCCTGCCCCCCCCCTTCCTCTGCTGTAAACACATTGCTTCTCTTTTACAGGCTCTTTAGGGGATTGAGGGGTGCTTTCTTCCTTGGGGCCAGCCTCATTGTTCCTTAGCAGCCGCAGCCTGCAGGGGGTTTtggccactgccagtcagcagcccCAGGCCCTGCTGGCCTGAGTCAAGGGCTTGGGAGGGTAAGGCCTCTGTTTCGTCCTGGTGCTGCCCCTCCATGCCACCCACACTTGCTCTTCTCTGTGCCACCTGCCTGCCAGCCCCATCGCTGTTTGACCTTGGACATGTCACTTCTAGTCCTCTTGGAGCCCCGAGGGCCTGCCTTTGAGAGTGAAATCAGAGGCTGGCTGGGGAGAAATGGCTGGCttagggtgggggggtggggggtgtcctgTGTGGCTGAAGGGCTCCTTGCAGGCACGTCCACTCTCCCTGACATTTAGGCCAGCACTCCTGGACAAGAAGCCCCACCTAGGAAGTCACGGACGCCATGTCCAGCCTCCACCACCAAACGTTAGGCCTCATTCAGTTCCGATTTTTCTTAAAAAAGGATCAAAAACGACCCCTTTGTCTTTCCTCTCAGCCCCAGTAGAAGAGGACAGCCTGAGGTCCCAGGCCACTCGCCATACCCCACCCCAGGTCTCAGGGCAAACCTGCGTGTGCCAGGTGAGGGTGTAATACACCCTGGTTGCGTGTATTAGGCCTCTGATCTCACTTCAGCACACTTGAGCCTGGGTTCTTCTCCAGTGGTGTCTGCTGTGGTTTCAGAGGGCCCCGCCCAGGTCTCTAAACCTCTTTCTGTGCTTTCCATGCCTGTCTTAAGCAGACCACTTCGATCCCCAAGTCCTCCGAGCTAGTGGCTACAAGGTGTCTTCATCCATCCCAGTCACCTTGAGGCCTTCCATGAGTTCACTTTGTGAACAAGTGGTTTTGGTGCGGGCACGAGAGGAGCAAGGGATCAGGTCCTCAGATGGACCCAGTAAGAGACGTGGAAACCCTTACCCTGCAGGCTTCCCTCCTGCTCAGAACTCCCCATGGCTCTGCACTGCCCTCTGGGTCAAGTTCCAACTCCTCAGCCTAGCACGCGAGGACAGAGCGCGGACACTGCCTTCCCAGCGTCCTGTGCTGACAGCAGCACACTCTCTTAGACTGGGGCTGGCTGTTCTTGTCCCCCCATTTCCCCTCTGCCTAGCCTTggccagggagcagggagcagccccAGAAATGCTCGTGGGAGATGTGTGGTGTGGAGAGTTCCTAATTCTGGCTTTTCTCTAAGGCTCCTGTTTCTCCTGACTTGGGGCAAGGGgcggggctgggctgggcaggcCCCAGTTCTGCATCCCATGATGCCGTCAGAGGACACCGCTCTGGGCCAGGCTTGTGGCAGCTGATGAAAGAACTGCACTTTCCCTAAACCACAGGCATGGCTAGCAGTCAcacaggagggagaggagggagcagcAGGGACGGACCCACATAGGCTTGTCTATCAGCTAGGCCCACTTGGGGAAGTCTGATGCCCAGGACCTCTGGTTTCACAGGATTCCCCAGATGCTTGCCTACAGGAGCCCTGGAgagacggggtgggggtgggagttctGGCCCTAGCCAAGGATCAGGGGGAGAGAATAGGAACCTAAGTGTGTGTTGGGGTAGGTCTAGCCAGCTTGCAGAGCCCCTAGCTGCCTTTCCTACAGAGGTGGTGACAAGCTTCaggctgggagccccacaccAAAGACAGGACTCCTTCTGAGAATGCACAGATGCACCACTGAGCATGATGAATAGGTGACAATTTCAAGCCATCTGGAGCTTTTCTGGTCCCTCAGTGGTGGGGCTAACAAACccagtctccctccctccctccctgggcccCTGGATTCAGATGAAGTAATGTCTGGAAGGGGGCCGGAATAAAGGCCCATTTTCTCAATTCAGATGACGACCTGGGAGGGGTTATGGTGAGGGGAGGGGGCACATCCTGAAGTAACTTGCAGTCCTTTAGTTTATGAGGTGGGGGAGGCGAGCTGGCCAAGGCTGGTACTCCAGGATCAGGTTACTTGTAGCATTAATGGGCAGGCCAGCCATTTGTTAGGGACACAGGGCtgccaggtgggggtggggctcctCAGGGTTGAGGGTTGGAGAGGCACTGTAGGCAGGGCAGCATTTGGGAGACGTCTACCCTCCTAAACGGCAGGCATTCTGTTCCTTTCCCTCTACTGCTGTCTCCTGCCTCTAACCTCACCTGGGGATCCTTCCAGAATTCCGATCACAGAAATCCCCTATCCTCAACCCTTCCATGGCTCTCTACTGTGCTCATTAGTCTCCAGATCCCTTGCAGTGGCCTGTAGAATGCCTCACTGACCTGTAAGAGCGTCCCATGGCCGcccctcctaccccccccccccacacacacacactcgctccTCCAACCTCACTTTTGGCTGCTGCCCACTGCAAAGGAAATTGGCTTCCTGGCTGGAAAGACATTTCTTAGTTTTGTTCACCTCTCCAATTCCTTCTCTCCCCACTGGAGGCCCCCAAACTAGCCTCTGGACTgcccccacctttctccaggagttgctggccagagggccccccTCTGAAGGGAGACTGTGTTCTCCAAGTCTCCCGGCACTGCATAGGTCTGGGCACAGAGTTAGGAAAATATTCCTGACCAAAGGATGTATTCCTGACCAAAGGATGAAGCCTACGGAAGAGGAACAAACATCTCACTGCACTGGCTGTTCCCTGACTTCATGACTCCAAGGCCTCTAGGGTGAACCCTTTGGGGGCAGATTATCactaagcaaggtaagcatgggaTTACTTGTGTTTGCTAATCTGTAGTGAGGTTTCACTTTTATTTTAAACCCCAACAGGTATTCACTGCAGATTAGCAAATACAAGTAAAACCATGCCTACTTGGCTCTGTAAGTTTGAAGAGGCATTGCTTCTGTAGGAGAGACATGACATATTAGCCATGCGTAGAAGCTGACACGGGCTCCCAGGAACTGCTCAGAACTCGAGACCGACCTCTGTGAGACACTCCCCATGCCCTCTAATCCCAGGGGCCTCTTGTGGGTGTTGTGAGATGCCCCTTGGGTTCAGTGCACCCAACCATCTGAGAGAACGCTCTAGGTTTCCCGGGCAACAAACATCTAGGGATACTGTGCCCTGCGGGCCCAGGGTCCCAAATCTggagctgagggagcaggtcaccgCCGCCTCTCCCAGCCCCCAGTCCACGCCAGGCTTCCACGGAGTTCTAAGTAAACAAGCATCTCTGGGCGTGGTCTCCACGCTAGGCCCCAGGAGGTAGCGTCTTAGGCCATCCTAGGGGAAAGAAGGCAGACGGCGAAAACAGTTCTGCAGTGTCAGTTCCTCCCGCCTACCCGCCATCCATTTTGGGAGGCTTTCGTGGATGTGCACCGGGGAAGGAGAGGTCACAGAGCCTGTGAATACGCGAGCTCACGGCGGCCGCTTTTCCGCTCAGTCGGCCCGGCTTCCAGCTGGGGACAGTCCGAACGCAGCGGGCCCCGCTGAGGGCCAGACTGTCCAGGAGGAGTCGGCTTTCGGGGGGCAGACAAAGGCACCACCACCGAGGCGCACACAGGCTCCGCCCCGCAGGGGCTATTGTGCCGGGACGAAGAGCCCAGACTCGGGGGTCACCGCGCtacccagggctctggttccgtcCCAAACTAGCTGGAGGCTCAGACTGATCCCTGTCCACTTGAGACCCCACCATTACGGGTGTAGGGAAAGTGGGGGCCGAGTTGCATTCGGGTATCCTCGCGGGGGCCCCTGATGCTCTCTGGAAACCCAGCCGTGGGGAGTAAGTAACACGGGGGAAGGGCAGTCGCCTACCACCGCACCCGTAATCTCAGGGCCCCCGCGTCCCATCCCCGACGCGAGGAGCACGGAACGAAGCCAACTGTTTGGTGGTGGGCTCCACAAATCAATCAGGGCTTCGGAGCCACACGCGGGTGTCAGGATCTGGTACAGTCGCAGAGGTGATAGAAGCCCAAACTACAACTCCCAGGCAGCAGCGGGGCTCGCCGGCGCCCGGCATCACTGGACTTCCTTCTGGAGCGAGAGTCACGCGATAGGCCGGTGAGGGGGCGGGGCCTCGGGGCTAGCCCGCGGCCCCACCGGCCAATGGGCGGGCCGGCCGGATGGGCGCGCGGCAGGGGGCAGGGCCGGGTGCGCGGCACGGCGCGGGAGCGCGCCGGCGGCGGctgttggggggcggggagcgTCTGCGGAGACGACGGTGGCGGCTGAGGCACCCGCGacaggcagcggcggcggcggctcttgAGGCTCGGCACGGGGCCAGCTCCGGACTTCAGGACGGAGCGCTCGGCGTCTCAAGCCCCGCCCGGAAAGTTTGCCGCGAAGCCGCGACCTCCTGGCCGGCGCGGCCCGGCATGAAGCGGCGCtgaggagccgccgccgccgccgccactgccGCCGCGCCGCCCGAGGAGGAGTCGCAGCAGCTTGGGCCACGCCGATGACTACTGCAAACTGTGGCGCCCACGACGAGCTCGACTTCAAACTCGTCTTTGGCGAGGACGGGGCGCCGGCGCCGCCGCCCCCGGGCCCGCGGCCTGCAGGTGGGTCCCGGGCCGAGTGGCATCGAGGAGCGTCCCCTTCTCTCCTCGCCGTCGTCCCCCTGGCCGTCCCGGAGCTGCTGACCCCGTTTAGGTTGCACGTAGTCGAGCGAAGAGCGGGATGGAAATCTCTAGCGTGGCGGGTGGGTCGCAGCCACTGGGCTGGGACGCGAACCAGGTGGGAACTCGGCTCCGGAACCACTCTGACCCTTGGAAGCCCGGAGTTTGGAGGTCGAGGGTCGGGGACCGCTGCCCAAGTGGCGTCTGGTTGTCGCTGCTTTGCCAGCGTggtgccgggggggggggcgcggcggGGGCGGATAAAAAAAGTAGCCGTCCCTGCGAAGTATACGCGTTAGGAAGCGCTCTGGCTTTTCATCTGTTGTAGTTTAGGGCCCCCCCCGTCCCCCACTTTATTTACAAGATACACGCCCTGGCAGGGCAGGACCAGTGTAAAAAAGCAGATGCACGTGCTTGATTAATAAATGGGCTTTGTTAGAGTCGTGCTTCTGTGCTAACTTCCACTTGTGCGAGTTCCTGACCCACCGTTAATTGGAAGTGCAACTATAACGGGACTTTTCCGAAAACTGGGTTTCCCGTCTTGAGCACCGTGCTTTTTGGAAGCGTTTGGAGCAGGGTGGGGAAGTGAGGGGTTGGGACTACCTTTTTAAAATCGCGCTTCTAGCAAGTTCTGAAAGCCAGTTTTTATTTTATAAGCCAAAGCTCACGTGGGAAGATGTTTTCAAGGCGATTGTGAGCTGGAACGGCTGGGGCACCAGAATCCTTGGAGGTCAGACCAATCAGGAAATAGAAACGGGATGGCTGAGGACGCCGAGGTCCGCCGTGACCTGGTTTGGAATACCGTGGGTTCATTAAGTTCGGTTTCCCTGTGACTTTTCAAAAGGAGCCGGGCAAGAGTGAATCTGTATTGATGCATACCGGGTTTTAGGCGAAGTCCTTGGTGTTCTGCAAACTGTATTTGGGCGTTTGCATGAGAAAACACTCCGCGGATGAGAGGCGTCAGGAGTCTGGCTGTAAACCCGTTCTGTCTATGTGTTTAGATGCCTTTTCAACATCATGAATAATTTGCAGTCGTTATTTGTTGGCTGCATTTATTTTAACTCCACCAACATCCCAGAGCACGTTGAAGTTCCTGTGAGGTGCTCCGTAGCAGTCTGATGAATGTCACGGAGGCCCCTCCGGAGCTTGGGACATTGTTGGGGAGTCCTATAATCCAAATAGCCGTGAGCCTTGGCAGGCCGGGAATTGTAGTGCCTGTGAAATGTAAAGGTAGAAACAGGAAGAAAGTGGCTGTTTGTGGAGAGCGTGACATTGGCTTGTACTTGGATGCTGGGTCGTAACAGAATAAAGAATGTGTCTGAATGAGTATTTTCGTTGTGATGATAGTGAATTTTTACTGGGGACAAACCTGAGTAGAGCACGCTGGAAACAAAAACTGTGTTCTGAAAATAGGTGTGAATCAAATAGCTGATGAATAAAAAGGAGTATGTCATCTTGTAAACAGGAAATCACTCCTCAGATTTTGAATGAACGTTTAAGAGCTATGAAGATAGCTTTAAGAtcactattatttttaaatcattttattgggggcgcatacaactcttatcacaatccatgcgtacatccattgtgtcaagcacatttgtacattcgttgccaccatcattctcaaaacgtttgctttctacttcagcccttggtatcagctcttcattttcccccttcctccctacactccctccctcacacccttgataatttctaatttatttttattttgtcatgttttgcactgtctgacgtctcccttcacccacttttctgttgtctgtcccccagggaggggtttatatgtagatccttgtaatcggttccctctttctactccatTTTAAGATTATTTTTTGCCACATTTGGACAGTCATTTTGATATTTAAATAGGTCTTGAGTTAAAGgtggtgtgcctgtgtgtgtataaatgaatTTCAAGAGTTAAACATGAGCAGTTTCATTTGGGACAAAAAAATTCACCTTAAAGTTTTGTAGTTTCTAATTTTTAGATGCTATCCACTGAAAAGGACGTGTTAATAGATTCAGAGTTCAGATTTCAAAATTAGCTTTCATTTTGATACGCCTAATGATGAGGCTGGAGTGAGTTAGAAGGAACTAAGTGTAAGGTTAACTGACATGCTTTCGGGATGGCAGTAAATTGAGCCCCGAGAATGAAACTGCTTGCTACAATTCACAGCAGTATTGGGTTGTGCCAGTTtccttgcttttgaaccctcccTGGAAGGTAAGCTCTCTGAAGGCAGGCATAGTGACTTACAATTGAGTTGTTAGTGCTTACTTAGCCCAGTGCCTGTTACATAGTACCCACTGTCAGGGAGTCTATTCTGGctcatcatagtgaccctacgagtCAGAGACCTACAGTGACTTGAAGATTATTAATCTTTACTGAATCAGAGAGTCTTAATTTTCTCCTCAGGAGTggttgatgagtttgaaccactgacttgtcATTCAAAGCTGAATGCTCAATCCACTGGGGTACCTTTTTAACATATATTTGTTGaattaataaatattaatatttgtCAAATTAATAAATAATACTAAAGTTTTGAGTTCGTTTTCATCTCTCTGCAGGTTGAAGGATACTTGTGTAAATTTCCCTATAGGGAGatgatttttgaaaaatatatttaatggtGGAGATGGGGAGGAAGGAAACCAAGAAAAGGGATTGAATGTAGTGACTGTTTTAATTAAGCTTATTAAAATACAAATTGGATTATTTGAGGTGTATTTGATACATTGATTACATTTTTActgatttttttgaaaaaaaatattgctTACTGAGGTCTTTGGAGATTTTTCCATTAAAGAAAATTTAAGACCTtatactttgaaaaaaaaaaaagaccttatACTTTGTAGCCTTTTTTTAGATGTAAGAGGCCAttactgtttgtttttgtttttttcctttggttaAAACTGGTGTTTTAAAACTTGCAGCACTTTTTTTCTTTACTTAATACTTAGTTTCAAAATAAAGACACAGCAGTAGTGAATAGAACAACCCAAACAGTTGCTatggagtccactctgactcagggCCACCCGTCTGAGTCCAGTTGAACAGGGCCtccctccacagggtttccaatgggAGATTGCCAGGCACTTCTGAGTGTCTGTCCTGAGTTTTGGTTAGCAGCATCAAACGGGCAGGGACTGTGTGCACCACTCACCCAGGGATTTAACCTACTTATCATAGAGTTTATtgaccaggggtcctcagactttttaaacgggggccagttcactgtccctcaaaccTGTTGGAGGGCTAGActatagtgtttttttttttaaaactatgaacacattcttatgcacactgaacatatcttgttttgaagtaaaaaaacagggcaaaaacacccggagggccgcagtttgaggacgcctactTTATTCCCTGTAGGGCTGAAAAGAACTGCCCCTCTTAGGGTTTTCAGGGCTGCCACATCTTACAAATAAATCTTACCACATCTTACCAGTAAATAAACCAAAGTTAAACTCAatactgtggagttgattctgatgcatagtgaccctgtaggacagggtagaactgcctctgtttgTTTCAGTCTGAGCAgcacagtggtttcaaactgctgaccttgtggctcactgcccaaaacataacccactataccatcagggctcctcctctAGTAGTAAGTGGGGAATATAAATTAGGTTAAGTGTTATTTCATTAACATAATTTTCCACTATGTAATATTTGCCATTATGTATTAAAAGCAGCTCCtgatatatattattatatattagctCACTAATTCTATATCTGATACATTAGTGTCATAATTTTTACTTTATAAATTCAAAGTTTCATTTGTCCATTACTAAATTGACTTCCTTTCTAGTCCTGAATGAGAGTCACTGGGTCTTCCCAGTGAGCAatagtgtgtttttaaaaagagaatttaCTGTTGCTccttaagagggaaaaaaaaaaatcttcaatacaatttgtatttttttttgggggggggcagtttccgggaaaaccagaaaacctgctagacaaattctaaaagagctgtagcACTACAATTTGTATTTTTGTAAGAAATTTAATTtattatatattacatattttCAGCTATTTTTAATTTATCTGTTTATTATTTGTCCAACCAGAGAAGGAAAATAGGCAAGTCAATTAAGTCccctcctcctcttttttttgtttggttttgaacaTTTAATGGTGGTCTGGGTGAGAATATACCCAAACCTTATTCAAGTTAccttattcaacaattcatacacttttggTTTGTTGACatggttccccatttccatttGGTCATCTTTCCTTCCCCTCCAGCTTTCTGAATTTGGTTTTGTGGCAAGTTGGGTATTAATACACACCGTTTTCATACGTAAAGTTGTGTTGATCGTCGTTTTAATCTtgacagtttttttaaaaaatgaaaatggagttttctttttaatggaaTGATTGGAGATCTGAGTCATGTGTTCTTCGTGAATTGTAATTCCATGGTTTTATTTGGTCACTTTTTAGTATATATTCACCATTTATACTTCAGCTTTTTATTTCCTCTTGGGtaaatgaaataatttatttaaagttCTTAGGACAGTCCCTCCAGGAGTGGTGCTAATTAAGTAATGATGTTACCAtttctttaaacaaaacaaaaactaatgaTAGGTTACTTTCAAgttccttttctttctaaaattctctgtcctagagagaggggggcggggagggaaggggagggaaaagagaggaagttGGGGTACATCTACTTAAACCTTAAGTTAATGAGTTGGAAATTTGGTCTTAGACATTTTTATTATCCTTTTAATTCtagtgtatttttctttttattattctaGTGTTTAGTCTATTCTTCTAAGTGTTAACTTACCTCCATTCTCCAGTATTAGCTTTTAATTATATTTCTTCACTTTCTAGAATTAGGTTGTT
The sequence above is drawn from the Tenrec ecaudatus isolate mTenEca1 chromosome 18, mTenEca1.hap1, whole genome shotgun sequence genome and encodes:
- the DUS2 gene encoding tRNA-dihydrouridine(20) synthase [NAD(P)+]-like isoform X3; its protein translation is MGCPKEYSTKGGMGAALLSDPDKIEKILSTLVQGTSRPVTCKIRILPSLEDTLSLVKRIEKTGIAAIAVHGRKREERPQHPVSCETIKAIAETLSIPVIANGGSHDHIQGYLDIEDFRRATAASSVMVARAAMWNPSIFLKAGLRPLEEVMQKYIRYCSMTTTTPTPSTACARCCENSWSHPREGCSTRPSLLGKFAKPLALVPSMRRARGSRTHDGRSSWLGPQRRRGSSGTTAPVSLRWLSSLTGEHTRPRSPLRCACWSGAAGRSWHNLCTRRFSAPRTVSLVPLLLLLSRSTSPPCGTSPRNWPNRLQPLSVCEAGASPRADWVTRAPPCTNASERPLTKILGTPALRTQRSLGNCARSPLWPWEMGKRACRKAGDCCPCPDRLLRGPGPKMAVDTGM